The Pseudomonas sp. MM223 genome segment TGGTGCTGTACCTTTCGCGCTGGTTCCCGGCCGCCCGTCGCGGGCGCATCATGGCCCTGTTCATGTCGGCGATCCCGGTGTCGGGCCTGCTCGGCGGGCCGTTCTCTGGCTGGATCCTCCAGCACTTCGCAGCCGGCCAGCACGGCCTGGCCGGCTGGCAATGGATGTTCCTGATCCAGGGCCTGCCCACTGTTGCCCTGGGTGTAATGGCGGTGTTCCTGCTGAGCGACGGCTACCAGAAAGCCGCCTGGCTGAGCCCGGCGGAACGCCAGCTGATTGCCACCGACCTTGAAGCTGACGCTGCAAGCAAGCCGAACACCACCGGTGACGGTGTGCTCGCCGTGTTGACCAACCCGCTGATCTGGACCTTTGGTTTCGTCTACTTCTGCATCCAGAGTGGTGTGTATGCGATCAACTTCTGGCTGCCGTCGATCATCAAGAGCATGGGCTTCGACAACCCGCTGCTGATCGGCTGGCTCAGCGCCATCCCGTACCTGCTGGCCGGTGTGTTCATGATCCTGTGCGGGCGCTCGGCAGACCTTCGCAACGAACGCCGCTGGCACTTGGTGGTGCCGATGTTGATGGGCGCCGTTGGCCTGCTGATTGCGGTGAACTTCGCCGGCAACCCAGCTATCGCCATTCTGGGCTTGTCTATCGCCACCATGGGCGCGCTGACCGGTTTGCCGATGTTCTGGCCAATGCCCACCGCACTGCTCAGTGCCGGTGCCGCTGTGGCAGGTCTGGCGATCATCAACTCGGTAGGCCAGATGGCTGGGTTCCTCAGCCCATACCTGGTGGGGTTCATCAAGGACCAGACCGGGTCTACTGACGCTGCGCTGTATTCGCTGGCGGCGCTGATCGTGCTGGGAAGCCTGGTGGCCCTGCGCGTAACGCGGGCTGGCGCGCTGAGTTCTGCACGGGCCAATTGAGCCTGTTTGCGGGTGAACCCGCTCCCACAGGGATACCACAGCGTTCGCGTTTGTGGTGATCCTGCGGGAGCGGGTTTACCCGCGAAGAGGCCCGCCCAGGCCACACAAAATCCCCCTCCTCCACCGATCGTCAGTTCAACGCATCCCCTCTGCACCCCAGGCGTCAAATGGTTCCAAAGGCCCCTTTGGAGAAGTCCCATGACCCAGCACGCCGTGGCCCGCCTGGCCCAACTCGACGAACACCGCCCCTTGCGTGTCCAGGCCGGCAATGAAGAGCTCATCCTCATTCGCCAGGGAAATCAGGTACATGCCTACCAGGGCAACTGCCCCCACGCCGGTGCCCCGCTCGATGAAGGCGTGGTCTGCGGTGGCCTGCTGGTCTGCCCCTGGCACAAGGCTGCATTCGCCGTTGATGACGGGGTGGTCTGCGAACCCCCTGCGCTGGCTGACCTGCGCCGCTACAAGGCCTGGGTGAAGGACGATGAAGTCTGGGTCGACGACCAGCCACTGCCAATCATCGACCCACCCAGGCACAGCGATGCCCGCTGTTTCGTGGTGGTCGGCGCCGGTGCCGCCGGCAGCGCTGCGGTTGCCACCCTGCTGGCCCATGGCTTCGCTGGCCGGTTGGTGTGGATCGACCAGGAACGCCAGCCGGCCTACGATCGTACCGCGTTGAGCAAATTCGTGATTGCCGGGCAGATGGCGCCCGATGAAGTTCCGGCGTTGCTCGAAGCCGACGCCCTGCGCAAGGGCCACCTGGAGCGCAAGCACGGCAAGGTTCGTAGCTTGAACACCCAAAAACGCCAACTTAACCTCACCGATGGCCAGCAAATCGATTACGACGCCTGCCTGCTGGCCAGCGGCGGCAAAGCACTACGCCCAGACATCCCCGGCGCCCATTTGCCCGGCGTGTTCACCTTGCGCTCGCGGGAAGATGCAGCACAGTTGCTCGACGCAGCCGAGCCCGGCCAGCCGGCGGTGATTGTGGGTGACGGCTTCATCGGCCTGGAGGCAGCCTCGGCGCTGAGCAAGTACGGCAATCAGGTGCACGTGGTGACCCGCCATGAAGTCCCGCTTGCCAGGCTGCTGGGTGAGCGCATAGGGCGCAGCATTCGCGAACTGCATGAGCGCAAAGGGGTCACCTTCCATGGCCCTACGGAAGTCCAGCGCTTCGAAGGCCACGACAAAGTCGAAGCGGTGCTGCTGGCCAACGGGGAACGCCTGCAGACGCCACTGGTAGTGCTTGGCATCGGGGTAAAACCGGCCACTGCCTTCCTCCAGGGCGTGCAGTTGACCGAGGACCAGTCGCTGCGGGTCGATGCTGAGCTGCGTGCCGCTGACGGTTTGTGGGCAGCAGGCGACATTGCCACCTTCCCGCTCTTGGGGCACCCAGTACGTATCGAGCACTGGCGCCTGGCCCAGCAACACGGGGTGATTGCCGCCGCCAACATGCTTGGCGAGCAACGCCGCTACGCCGACGTGCCATTTTTCTGGACCTATCAGCACGGCCGTACGTATGAAGTGCTAGGCCATGCGCAGGAGTGGGACCGGATCGAGTTCGTCGGTGAGCCGGAAAAAGGCGATTTCATTGCGCTTCAGTGTGTGGGCGAGCGGGTGGAGGCCGTTATCGCCAAGGGTTATTCCGATGCCATGGCCACCCTATCGCAGCGCCTGAAGCGCCCATTGAGCCTGCAGGAGGCGATCGCGCTGATTGGCTGAAGGCCGCCTTTCAATGCGCCCCGGTTGTGTGTAAAACAGGGGGTTCAGCCGACTGTAAAAGGACCCACGCGCATGATCTACCGCCCCCTCGGCCACAGTGGCCTGCAGGTTTCCGCCCTAACCCTGGGCAGCATGATGTTCGGCGAGCAGACCAGCACCGAGGACGCCCTGCGCATCATCGACAAGGCCTGGGACCAGGGCATCAACTTCATCGACACCGCTGACGTTTACAACGTCGGGCGCTCGGAAGAAATCGTCGGGGAAGCAGTGGCGCGTCATCGTCAGGACTGGATCGTCGCCAGCAAGGTCGGTTTCGGCCCGGCCGACGGCCTGCCAAACCGCAGCGGGCTGTCGCGCAAGCACATCTTCAACGCCCTGGAAGCCACGCTGACGCGCATGGGCATGGACTACCTGGATATCTACTACCTGCACCGCGAAGACCACAAGGTGCCGCTGGAAGAGACCGTGCAGGCCATTGGCGACCTGCTGCGCCAAGGCAAGATCCGTTACTGGGGCGTGTCCAATTTCCGTGGCTGGCGTATTGCCGAGGTGTGCCACATTGCCGAACGCGTCGGCGTGCCCAAGCCGGTTGTCAGCCAGCCGTTGTACAACATCGTCAACCGTCAGGCCGAGCCGGAGCAGCTCACCGCAGCCGCTGCACACGGGCTGGGCGTGGTGCCATTCAGCCCATTGGCCCGGGGTGTGCTCAGCGGCAAGTATGCACCGGGTGCCGTGCCCGATGCCGGCAGCCGCGCGGGGCGCCAGGACAAGCGCATCCTGGAGGTGGAGTGGCGCCAGGAGTCGCTGGCCATCGGCCGGCAGATCCAGGCTTACGTAGAGGCCAAGGGTGTGGGAATTGTCGAGTTCGCCATTGCCTGGGTGCTGAACAACCAATGCGTGAGCTCGGCGATTGTCGGGCCGCGCACCGAGGAACAATGGGATACCTATGGTGGTGCCTTGGCGGTGAAGATCACGGCGGAGGATGAAGCGTTCATCGATTCGCTGGTGTCGCCGGGGCATGCGTCTACGCCGGGGTTCAATGATGTTGCGCATTATGTGAGCGGGCGGTTGGCGCGTAGCTGATCGGCTTCCTGTACCGGCCTCTTCGCGGGTAAACCCGCCCCCACAGTGATTGGGGAGCCCTGTGCCGGGCTCCCGGTCCCCCCTTTCCCCAATCATCTCGGTATCGTGCGCACCATTGGTTTTCACCTCTGGGCTGCAATGAAACTCTTCCAACCCTTGCAAATCGGCCCGCTCACCTTGGCTAACCGTGTGTTCATGGCACCCCTCACCCGCCTGCGCAGCCTTGAGCCCGGGGATGTGCCAACCGCCATGATGGCCGAATATTACCGCCAGCGTGCCAGCGCCGGGCTGATCATCACCGAAGCCACACAGATCTCTTTCCAGGCCAAGGGCTATTCCGGCTCGCCCGGCATTCATAGCACCGAGCAGATCGCCGCATGGCGGCACATCAACGAAGGCATTCACGCCGAAGGTGGCCACAGCGCGGTTCAGGTGTGGCACACCGGTCGGGTGTCGCACACCTCGTTGCAACCCGATGGCGCAGCGCCCGTGGCACCCTCGGCGCTGGCGGCCGGCGCACGTACTACCCTGCGTGACGAACACGGCAACCTGGTACGCGTAGAGACCTCCGCGCCGCGCGCACTGAGCGAGGACGAAATCGCAGGCATCGTCGCCGACTTCGGCCAGGCCGCGGTAAACGCCCGCGATGCTGGCTTCGACTTCATCGAACTGCACGCTGCCCACGGCTACTTGTTGCACCAGTTCCTTACCCCAAGCGCCAACCAGCGTGAGGACCGTTACGGCGGCAGCGTCGAAAACAGGGCGCGCATTGTGCTTGAAGCGGTGGACGCAGCCATCGCCAGCTGGAGTGCCGAGCGCGTGGGTATCCGCGTGTTCCCGCTGGGTGGGTTCAATGGCGTGGACAATGGCGAAGACCAGGAAGCCGCAGGCCTTTACCTGATCCGCGAACTGGCAAAGCGCAACCTCGCCTACCTGCACTTGTCCGAACCGGACTGGGCCGGTGGCAAGCCGCTGCGTGACGAGTTCCGCCAGGCAATCCGCGCTGCTTATCCGGGGGTGATCATTGCTGCGGGTGCCTACACCGCCGAGAAAGGCGAAGACTTGATCGGCCGTGGCTTGATCGATGCCGTAGCGTTCGGGCGCAGCTACATCGCCAACCCTGACCTGGTCGAGCGGCTGCGGTTGCAGGCGCCGCTGAACGAGCACCGGGCGCAGTTCGATTATGCCAATGGGCCTGAAGGTTACACGGACTATCCGTGCTTGCAGCAGGCGTCCTAGTCAGCACGTCAGTGAGTGAAACAAAAAAAACGGAGCCTTCAATGGGCTCCGTTTTTTAGCTGCCGTGCACGCTTTGGATCAGGCGTGCAGTCGGATCACTCCGGACGGACCTGCGCCGCCTGCATACCCTTCTGGCCTTTTTCGGCAACAAAGGAAACCTTCTGGCCTTCTTTCAGCGACTTGAAGCCGTCCGATTCAATGGCTTTGAAGTGGACGAAAAGGTCGTCACCACCGTTCTCCGGGGTGATGAAACCGAAACCTTTTTCATCGTTGAACCATTTGACGGTACCGGTTTGTCTGTTTGACATGCTCTGAATCCTCGAATGCTGATTGGTGCGTTTACGGTGAATCTTTAAACGGCCCTGTCGACTGACCGGCCTCCGCACGTTACATCTTGAGTGATTTTAACTAATCAAGATACTGCCACTTGTATCAGAAGGCATAAAAAAAGCTGAATACGGCTATTTACTTCGCTAAATCAACCATCACCCTTGCAAAAAACCTTTGAGCGTTGAGGCTGTAGCTGCGGGCTACGGTATCAGCCAATCAGTCCTCCCAGGGTACGCCTGGCTCCCAACGGGCCACCAACAGATCGATGAACCCGCGAACCCGTGGCGACAAGTGGCGCTTGCTTGGATACACGACGCGGATCGGGTCTGCCGGTGGCCGGTAGGCCTGCAGCACCTCCACCAGGGTGCCTTCGCGCAGGGCATCGCCGGTGATGTAGGTAGGCAGGTGGATCAGCCCGAAGCCAGCCTGGGCGCTATCGAGCATTGCCTCCGAGCTCGTCGATGTTCAGCCGCCCGGGGTCTTCACACAGGTGCAGCCCTGCTTCGGTACGGAAGCGCCACGGCATGGCTTTTTCACCCGCCAGGAAGGCGATTTTGTCATGGCCGTAAAGGTCTGCAGGCACTTGGGGTACACCGCGCCCTTGAAGGTATGCGGGCGATGCACAGGTGACAAACTGTTGCCAGGCGACGGTGCGGGTCAACAGTTGCGAGTCTTCCTTGGGGGCGCCAATACGCACGGCAACGTCCACGCCCTCCTCGACCAGGTCGACGAAGCGGTCGGTGAAGCGGATGTCTGCACGCAGCTCAGGCCACTGTTTGAGGTACAGGTCCAGTATCGGCAGCACATGGCGCTGGCCGAACGACAGCGGCGCAGTCAGGCGCAAGGTGCCGGTGGGCTTGCCGCGGCGCTGGGCCATGGTGCTTTCCACCTCGTCCAGGTCATCCAGAATCTGCCGCCAGCGCTCATAGGCCACCAAGCCCTCGTCGGTGAGGCTCAACTTGCGTGTGGTGCGGTTGAGCAGGCGCACAGCCATGCGCGCTTCCAGGCGGGCGATACTTTTGCCCACCGCCGAACGTGTCAGGCCCAGGCCGGCGGCGGCAGCGGTAAAGCTGCCCGCCTTGGCGGCACTGACGAAAGCGGCGATGTCGCCGAAGCGGTTGGGTTCCATGGTGTTTTCCTGGGGGAGTCAGACCGGCTTAGATGGGTGCGCTTCCAGGTAATACAAGGTGCCGGCTCATTCCAGCCCTTTGTCTGCCCTCAGGTAGCGGTCGGTCCAAACGGCCAACGGCAGTGGTGGTTGTTGTTCGACGATGCGCCGCCAGATCAGCAACAGGTCGTTACCGTTGAACATCGAGCCAGGCCCGCTGCCTTGCCACTGTGAAGGTACATGGGCAACCCAGTGCCCTTGGCTGTCGCGGTGGGCCATGTTGAAGCGGAACGTGTAATTGCCGGGGATGCCCATGCGCAGGTCGGTGACCACCAGCGCATCCCCCACCTGGTCGTAGCGCAGCCAGTCATCGGTAAACCAGCGCAAGCGCTGGTGCAAAGGGTCACCTGCCAGCGCTTTGGCCAGTTCCAGGTTGCGCGGCAAGCGCTGCATTTCTGGCGCTTGCCGGTCGAAACTGCTGCTGATGCCTTCGTAGTAATCGCCGTCCGGGGTCTTGGCCAGTACCCGCCAGACCAGGCTGTTGAACGCAATGGGCACGGCGCGTACGTCGCTGGCGACGATGCCTTGCTGGTCGAGCGCCGCCTGAAAGCGCTGCTCGGCCGCCATGCGCCCGGCCAAGCCAAAACCCAGGTAGCAAGTGCTGAACACCAGGGCCATGGTCAGCAGGCGGGTAGCCCTGCCGGTTATGCCTTTGATGATGGCGTAGATCACCGCAGCCAGCAGCGGCAAGGTGTAGACCGGGTCGATGATGAACACTGCGGCCCAGCTTTGCGGGGTAGCCTGCAAAGGCCAGAGCAACTGCGTGCCGTAGACCGTAAACGCGTCGAGCACCGGGTGGGTTACCAATACCAGCCAGAACGCCACAAAAAGCCTGGGCAAGGTATAGCCCTTGCCGGGCCAGTATCTGTTGACCAGCCAGGCAAGTAACAAGGCCAACCCGGTGAGCACGAACAGCGAGTGGGAGAAGCCGCGGTGGTACGTCATCTGCGACACCGGGTCGGCGTAGCGGATAATCACGTCCAGGTCCGGCAGCGTGCCCAGTGCTGCGCCATATAGCAGCGAGCGACGGCCCTGGATGCGCCCCAGCACGGTCCCTTGCAGGGCCGCGCCGAGTACAGCTTGGGTGATGGAGTCCAAGGGTGGCATTCCTGAAAGAGTCGTTTCAGGAAGCTACCTTCATACACCCCTGCTGCGCAATTCCCTTGGATGGCTTAGAACAGCTGCCATGTGTACACCAACGTCAAACGGTTTTCGTCGATGTCGCTGCGGTAATTGGACCGCGCCATGGCATTGCGTACCCTGATCCCTAGCCCCTTCAGCGCCCCACTCTGCACCGCATAGCCAATATCCAGGTCTCGCTCCCGGTCACGCCCTTCGTAACCCAGCCCGGTATCGACATTGTTACCCGTGATGTAACGCACGGTCGCTGTCAGCCCCGGCACCCCCATGGCTGCGAAGTTGTAGTCGTAACGCACCTGGTACGAGCGCTCGTCGGTGTAGGCAAACTCATAGGTCGGCACCTCGTTGCCCAACGGCGAGATGTTGGCAAATACCCGTGGGAACGGGCTGTCGCCGTAGATGCCCTGGTAGCCCACATGGAAGCTGTGCCCACCCTGCCGGGCGGTGAACATCGAGAAGAACGCCTGGTTGTCGATGTTGCCGAGCAGCGCGTCGCCGTCCTCGCGCGCAGTGAAATAACCCAGGTTGGCGCTAAGTACCCAGTCCCCCACGGGTTTGCTGTGCTTCAGGCCGACAAAGCCCTGCTCGTAGATATCCTCCAATTGCCCATACCACAGGCTGACGCTGCTTTGGTTGGCATTGAACGCATAGTCCCCGCCCACGTAGTTGAAGGCATCGCTTTCGGCCTGACGCATCGGCACATGGCCAAGCATCGCGTTCATCTTGCCGTCGCCGCCTTCGTTGCGCAGGTGGGTGCTTTTCAAATGCCCGGCCTGCACGGTCAGCCCGTCAATTTCCGACGAACTTACACTGGTGCCCTGGTAGGTCGGCGGCAGCAGGCGGATGTCGCTGAATGTCAGCACCGGCAGGTTGGGTTGCAGCTCACCGATACGCAGCTCGGTCTTCGACACGCGGGCTTTGAAGGTGGGCGCCAGGCGGCTGTACTCGTCGGCAGCACGGCCGTCGCCATGCACCGGCAGCAGGCCGGTGTTGGCGCGATCAGGGCTGCTGTCGAGCTTGATGCCCAACAGGCCCAGGGCATCCACGCCAAAGCCCACCGTACCGGGGGTGTAGCCGGATTTGAAGTCGAGGATAAACCCCTGGGCCCACTCCTCGGCCTTGGACTGCTTGTTGGCCCCGACAATGTCGGAGAAATCGCGGCTGAAGTAGTAGTTGCGGGCACTCAGGGTGGCCTTCGAATCCTCGAAGAAACCGCTCTCGGCGGCCAGCAATGGTTGGCTGAGCAAAGTCAGGCCCAGGGCGACGCAAGGGGTGTGGTTCATTCCGAAGCTCTCTTGATCTTGTTTTTATGGGTAAAGCGTTGGGAACACGGCAGTTCATGGGGTACGGCGCAGCACCTCCCGGGTTCGTGGCTGGCGCAACCTGAGCAGCGTGTGGGCCAGCAGGCCGAACAACAGCCCCCAGAACGCCGCCGACAAGCCAAGGAAGGCCACCCCCGAAGCAGTGACCAGGAACGTGAACAGCCCTGCATCGCGCTCGGCGGGCTCTGCCAGGCTGCGGGCCAAGGCTTCGCTGATCGCGCCATACAAGGCCAACCCGGCCAGGGCAGCGATCAGCGCGGTGGGAAAGGCTGCAAACAGCGACATCAACGTGGCACCGGCAATGCCCAGCAGCAGGTACAGCGTGCTGCCAGCCACCGCTGCCACATAGCGCCGCCGTGGGTTTTCATGGGCCTCCGGGCCAGTGCACAGGCTGGCGGTAACCGCCGCCAGGTTCAGCCCGTGGCAGCCGAATGGCGCCAGCGCGGCACCGGCCAAGGCACTGGCGCTGATCAACGGGCTGGCTGGCGTGGGGTAACCCGCATTGCGCAGCACCGCCATGCCCGGCATGAACTGCCCGGTCAGCGCCACCAGCACCATCGGCAGCGCCAGGCTGAACACCGCTGGCAGGCTGAACTGCGGGGTGATCCATTGCGGTGAAGCCAGTTCCAGCACCAGTGCTTCGCTGCGGAACGCACCGCTGGCTACGGTCACCAGGGTGCCTACGCACAGCACCGCAGCCACTGCATAACGGGGCTGTACCCGGCGCATTAGCACGTAGGTGACAAACATCGCCAGTACCAGCAACGGCTGCACGGGCAAGGCGCGGAACACTTCGATACCGAAACTGAACAGGATGCCGGCCTGCATGCCAGCAGCGATGGACCCCGGCAGGCGTGCGATGATGCGGTCGAAGGCCCCGCTGATGCCGATCAGCAGCAGGACCAGGTTGGCCACCAGGTAGGCACCCACGGCTTGTTCCAGGCCGAGTTGCGGCAAGGCGGTGACCAGCAGCGCAGACCCTGGGATCGACCAGGCGATCACTACCGGCACGCGATAGCGCAGGCTAAGCAGCGCACCAAGCACGGCACTGCCCATGGACACGGCCCAGACCCAGGATGACAACTGCTGGTGAGACAGCCCGGCCGCTTCGGCGGCATGGAAAATGATCACCAGCGGGCCGGCGTAGGAGATCATCGTTGCAATGCAGCCAGCGACGATGGCGGACAGCGAACTGTCCTTGATCAGGGTTTTCATGAAGCATCTCGCAAGGCATCGGCCGGCCTTGGTGGCTGGCTCTTGTTCTGGTGTTGGCTTCTGCGCGGGCTTGCCCGCGAAGAAGCCAACTCGGTGTATCAGGCCTCCTGCAAAGCCCGAGGCCGGCCGCTGCGTTGCTCATCCGCGCTGCCCTGGGCCTGCTGCAACTGGAAGTCGAACTTCAGCTCGGCATGCCGCCCCGCTTCGCCCTCGACAAACACCACCTCCCCCACCAGCCCATCCCGCGTGGCATAGGCAAAGTCATCCCACAGGTACTTGTCCCCTGACAGGTTGATCTGCGTGGTCAGGTGCCGATGCCCCGGTGCCGAGATGAAAAAGTGCACGTGCGCCGGGCGTTGGCCATGGCGGCCCAGCAGGTCCAGGCATTCCTGGGTTGGCCCCTGCGGGTCGCAGCCGTAGCCCGACGGTACGATGGAGCGCGCACGGTAGCGGCCTTCGGCATCGGTGACGATGCGACGGCGCAGGTTGTAGGCGGACTGGCTCTGGTCAAAGAACGAATAGGTGCCACGGGTATTGGCGTGCCAAAGGTCGACCGTGGCACCTGCCAGCGGCTGGCCTTGCGGGTCGAACACCTGCCCTTGCAGATACATCGGTGTGGCCACGCCATCTTCGCTGCCATCGTCCATGCGCACCTCACCTTGGGCGATAGGCGCGCCCGCCACATACAGCGGGCCTTCGATGGTGCGTGGCGTTCCACCTGCAAGCCCTGCCTGCTGGTCCTTGGCGTCCTGCAACAGGTCGAGGAAGTGCTCGATGCCCAGGCCCGCCACCAGCAGCCCGGCCTCACCGCGCCCACCCAGGCGGTTGAGGTAGTCGACGGCATGCCAGAACTCGTCTTCGCTAACCTGCAGGTCTTCGATCAGCCGCGCGGTGTCTTGCAGCACGCGTTGCACAATGCGTTTCAGGCGCGGGCTGCCTTCATCGTTGCCAAAGCCTGCGGCCTCTTCGAAAAACTGCTGTACCTCGGCAGTGTGGGAAATGTTCACGGTCATGTGGGGTTACCTCATCTTGTTCTTTTCGGGTTATGCCTGCGCTGCCACGGCCTGGGCTTGCCGACGGCCGCTGGCCAGGTGCACGGCCATGGCCAGGGCAGCGATTGCGCCAGGGATGGCGAAGGCGATGAAGTTGAGTTGCAGCGGCAGGTTGATGCCCATCAGTGCGCCGCCCAGCAAGGGGCCGACGATGGCGCCGTTGCGGCCGATGCCCGAGGCCCAGCCAAGCCCGGTGGACCGCACCGACAGCCCATACATTTGCGCGGCGCCTGCATACAGCAGGA includes the following:
- the nicT_2 gene encoding Putative metabolite transport protein NicT (*Name nicT_2); translated protein: MAHSPAPDQGTDTTRNALYRRITLRLIPFIFICYLFNYLDRVNVGFAKLQMLDALKFSETVYGLGAGIFFIGYVLCGLPSNLALNRFGPRRWIALMMIAWGSLSTCLLFVTTPTEFYALRLLTGAAEAGFFPGVVLYLSRWFPAARRGRIMALFMSAIPVSGLLGGPFSGWILQHFAAGQHGLAGWQWMFLIQGLPTVALGVMAVFLLSDGYQKAAWLSPAERQLIATDLEADAASKPNTTGDGVLAVLTNPLIWTFGFVYFCIQSGVYAINFWLPSIIKSMGFDNPLLIGWLSAIPYLLAGVFMILCGRSADLRNERRWHLVVPMLMGAVGLLIAVNFAGNPAIAILGLSIATMGALTGLPMFWPMPTALLSAGAAVAGLAIINSVGQMAGFLSPYLVGFIKDQTGSTDAALYSLAALIVLGSLVALRVTRAGALSSARAN
- the hcaD gene encoding 3-phenylpropionate/cinnamic acid dioxygenase ferredoxin--NAD(+) reductase component (*Name hcaD), which encodes MTQHAVARLAQLDEHRPLRVQAGNEELILIRQGNQVHAYQGNCPHAGAPLDEGVVCGGLLVCPWHKAAFAVDDGVVCEPPALADLRRYKAWVKDDEVWVDDQPLPIIDPPRHSDARCFVVVGAGAAGSAAVATLLAHGFAGRLVWIDQERQPAYDRTALSKFVIAGQMAPDEVPALLEADALRKGHLERKHGKVRSLNTQKRQLNLTDGQQIDYDACLLASGGKALRPDIPGAHLPGVFTLRSREDAAQLLDAAEPGQPAVIVGDGFIGLEAASALSKYGNQVHVVTRHEVPLARLLGERIGRSIRELHERKGVTFHGPTEVQRFEGHDKVEAVLLANGERLQTPLVVLGIGVKPATAFLQGVQLTEDQSLRVDAELRAADGLWAAGDIATFPLLGHPVRIEHWRLAQQHGVIAAANMLGEQRRYADVPFFWTYQHGRTYEVLGHAQEWDRIEFVGEPEKGDFIALQCVGERVEAVIAKGYSDAMATLSQRLKRPLSLQEAIALIG
- the yajO_2 gene encoding 1-deoxyxylulose-5-phosphate synthase YajO (*Name yajO_2), which translates into the protein MIYRPLGHSGLQVSALTLGSMMFGEQTSTEDALRIIDKAWDQGINFIDTADVYNVGRSEEIVGEAVARHRQDWIVASKVGFGPADGLPNRSGLSRKHIFNALEATLTRMGMDYLDIYYLHREDHKVPLEETVQAIGDLLRQGKIRYWGVSNFRGWRIAEVCHIAERVGVPKPVVSQPLYNIVNRQAEPEQLTAAAAHGLGVVPFSPLARGVLSGKYAPGAVPDAGSRAGRQDKRILEVEWRQESLAIGRQIQAYVEAKGVGIVEFAIAWVLNNQCVSSAIVGPRTEEQWDTYGGALAVKITAEDEAFIDSLVSPGHASTPGFNDVAHYVSGRLARS
- the nemA_2 gene encoding N-ethylmaleimide reductase (*Name nemA_2) — protein: MKLFQPLQIGPLTLANRVFMAPLTRLRSLEPGDVPTAMMAEYYRQRASAGLIITEATQISFQAKGYSGSPGIHSTEQIAAWRHINEGIHAEGGHSAVQVWHTGRVSHTSLQPDGAAPVAPSALAAGARTTLRDEHGNLVRVETSAPRALSEDEIAGIVADFGQAAVNARDAGFDFIELHAAHGYLLHQFLTPSANQREDRYGGSVENRARIVLEAVDAAIASWSAERVGIRVFPLGGFNGVDNGEDQEAAGLYLIRELAKRNLAYLHLSEPDWAGGKPLRDEFRQAIRAAYPGVIIAAGAYTAEKGEDLIGRGLIDAVAFGRSYIANPDLVERLRLQAPLNEHRAQFDYANGPEGYTDYPCLQQAS
- the capB_1 gene encoding Cold shock protein CapB (*Name capB_1); the protein is MSNRQTGTVKWFNDEKGFGFITPENGGDDLFVHFKAIESDGFKSLKEGQKVSFVAEKGQKGMQAAQVRPE
- the dmlR_14 gene encoding HTH-type transcriptional regulator DmlR (*Name dmlR_14); the protein is MEPNRFGDIAAFVSAAKAGSFTAAAAGLGLTRSAVGKSIARLEARMAVRLLNRTTRKLSLTDEGLVAYERWRQILDDLDEVESTMAQRRGKPTGTLRLTAPLSFGQRHVLPILDLYLKQWPELRADIRFTDRFVDLVEEGVDVAVRIGAPKEDSQLLTRTVAWQQFVTCASPAYLQGRGVPQVPADLYGHDKIAFLAGEKAMPWRFRTEAGLHLCEDPGRLNIDELGGNAR
- the nicP_9 gene encoding Porin-like protein NicP (*Name nicP_9) yields the protein MNHTPCVALGLTLLSQPLLAAESGFFEDSKATLSARNYYFSRDFSDIVGANKQSKAEEWAQGFILDFKSGYTPGTVGFGVDALGLLGIKLDSSPDRANTGLLPVHGDGRAADEYSRLAPTFKARVSKTELRIGELQPNLPVLTFSDIRLLPPTYQGTSVSSSEIDGLTVQAGHLKSTHLRNEGGDGKMNAMLGHVPMRQAESDAFNYVGGDYAFNANQSSVSLWYGQLEDIYEQGFVGLKHSKPVGDWVLSANLGYFTAREDGDALLGNIDNQAFFSMFTARQGGHSFHVGYQGIYGDSPFPRVFANISPLGNEVPTYEFAYTDERSYQVRYDYNFAAMGVPGLTATVRYITGNNVDTGLGYEGRDRERDLDIGYAVQSGALKGLGIRVRNAMARSNYRSDIDENRLTLVYTWQLF
- the ydcO_2 gene encoding Inner membrane protein YdcO (*Name ydcO_2) — encoded protein: MKTLIKDSSLSAIVAGCIATMISYAGPLVIIFHAAEAAGLSHQQLSSWVWAVSMGSAVLGALLSLRYRVPVVIAWSIPGSALLVTALPQLGLEQAVGAYLVANLVLLLIGISGAFDRIIARLPGSIAAGMQAGILFSFGIEVFRALPVQPLLVLAMFVTYVLMRRVQPRYAVAAVLCVGTLVTVASGAFRSEALVLELASPQWITPQFSLPAVFSLALPMVLVALTGQFMPGMAVLRNAGYPTPASPLISASALAGAALAPFGCHGLNLAAVTASLCTGPEAHENPRRRYVAAVAGSTLYLLLGIAGATLMSLFAAFPTALIAALAGLALYGAISEALARSLAEPAERDAGLFTFLVTASGVAFLGLSAAFWGLLFGLLAHTLLRLRQPRTREVLRRTP
- the catA_2 gene encoding Catechol 1,2-dioxygenase (*Name catA_2) is translated as MTVNISHTAEVQQFFEEAAGFGNDEGSPRLKRIVQRVLQDTARLIEDLQVSEDEFWHAVDYLNRLGGRGEAGLLVAGLGIEHFLDLLQDAKDQQAGLAGGTPRTIEGPLYVAGAPIAQGEVRMDDGSEDGVATPMYLQGQVFDPQGQPLAGATVDLWHANTRGTYSFFDQSQSAYNLRRRIVTDAEGRYRARSIVPSGYGCDPQGPTQECLDLLGRHGQRPAHVHFFISAPGHRHLTTQINLSGDKYLWDDFAYATRDGLVGEVVFVEGEAGRHAELKFDFQLQQAQGSADEQRSGRPRALQEA
- the genK_2 gene encoding Gentisate transporter (*Name genK_2), whose translation is MANAGYSLGSSLSFLLALNFGGMAGAILGGWLGDRYNLVKVKVAFFIAAALSISLLGVNSPMPVLYLLIFIAGATTIGTQILLYAGAAQMYGLSVRSTGLGWASGIGRNGAIVGPLLGGALMGINLPLQLNFIAFAIPGAIAALAMAVHLASGRRQAQAVAAQA